One Setaria italica strain Yugu1 chromosome I, Setaria_italica_v2.0, whole genome shotgun sequence DNA window includes the following coding sequences:
- the LOC101778039 gene encoding putative wall-associated receptor kinase-like 16, producing MMSARDTMILALIAALVALTAWPPPAAEAAAMQPSPTCLRRCGDIDIPYPFGVGAGCHLETGDWTFVLSCNRTADGRLRLYNYQIEVLDMSVRLGQLRIYSIINPWCYNSTTAAMNGQSNWWYNMSITNFRINDALNRFTVIGCNSLAYFRSLNDTSDTSRYMTGCMAMCPGVARLADGSCAGVGCCQTAIPSGLNGYQVSFEEKFNTSGIASFSPCSYAVLVEAAAFDFHTRYVTTDAFLAENGGQVPVVLDWAIGNKTCEEAKRNASAYACVSANSECVDSKYGKGRGYLCNCSAGYDGNPYLLDGCHDINECEDSRFRYPCSVLGTCVNTDGSFHCACPDKTTGNAYNGTCEDKKTQIGWQIAIGVTSGGVVLIVTATCLYMIHEKRRLAKIKREYFKQHGGLLLFEEMKSRQGLAFTLFTEEELEVATNKFDERNVIGKGGNGTVYRGTTKDGETVAIKKCRLANERQKKEFGKEMLILSQINHRNIVKLYGCCLEVEVPMLVYKYIPNGTLYRLIHGRRGDDDAPRIPFSLRLKIAHQAAEALSYLHSWASPPIIHGDVKTSNILLDEDYTAKVSDFGASTVAPTDEAQLVTFVQGTCGYLDPEYMRTCRLTDRSDVYSFGVVLLELLTCRKALNLEELEEEKYLSSQFLLVLGEDRLEEILDEQVKSEHGLELLEQVAELAKQCLEMDGNKRPSMRQVAQELASLSRLAQHPWGRQNSEEILALLGGSPSTASEIELSSNRNISFTDTAYIGIRSPR from the exons ATGATGAGTGCGAGAGACACGATGATCCTCGCGCTGATCGCAGCTCTGGTTGCCCTCacggcgtggccgccgccggctgcggaGGCAGCGGCGATGCAGCCGAGCCCGACATGCCTGCGACGCTGCGGCGACATCGACATCCCGTACCCgttcggcgtcggcgccgggtGCCACCTCGAGACGGGGGACTGGACGTTCGTGCTCAGCTGCAACCGCACCGCCGACGGCCGGCTCCGTCTCTACAACTACCAGATCGAGGTGCTTGACATGTCGGTGCGCCTCGGCCAGCTCCGGATCTACAGCATCATCAACCCCTGGTGCTACAACtccacgacggcggcgatgaACGGCCAGAGCAACTGGTGGTACAACATGTCCATCACCAACTTCCGCATCAACGACGCGCTGAACCGCTTCACCGTCATCGGCTGCAACTCGCTCGCCTACTTCCGGTCGCTCAACGACACCTCCGACACGTCCAGGTACATGACGGGTTGCATGGCCATGTGCCCCGGCGTGGCGCGGCTGGCCGATGGCTCCTGCGCCGGCGTCGGGTGCTGCCAGACCGCCATCCCGAGCGGCCTCAACGGCTACCAGGTCTCCTTCGAGGAGAAGTTCAACACCTCCGGGATCGCCAGCTTCAGCCCCTGCAGCTACGCCGTGCTCGTCGAGGCCGCCGCCTTCGACTTCCACACCAGGTACGTCACCACGGACGCGTTCTTGGCGGAGAACGGCGGCCAGGTGCCCGTCGTGCTCGACTGGGCCATCGGGAACAAGACGTGCGAGGAGGCCAAGCGGAACGCGTCGGCGTACGCCTGCGTCAGCGCCAACAGCGAGTGCGTCGACTCCAAGTACGGCAAGGGCCGAGGATACCTCTGCAACTGCTCCGCCGGATACGACGGCAACCCCTACCTGCTCGACGGCTGCCACG ATATTAACGAGTGCGAAGATTCAAGATTCAGGTACCCGTGCTCTGTTCTTGGAACTTGCGTCAACACTGACGGATCATTCCACTGCGCATGCCCCGACAAGACGACGGGCAACGCCTACAATGGGACGTGCGAGGACAAGAAGACCCAAATTGGATGGCAGATCGCCATTG GTGTCACCAGCGGCGGCGTCGTGCTGATCGTCACGGCGACCTGCCTCTACATGATCCACGAGAAGAGGCGGCTGGCCAAGATCAAGCGCGAGTACTTCAAGCAGCATGGCGGCCTCCTGCTGTTCGAGGAGATGAAGTCGAGGCAGGGCCTCGCCTTCACGCTCTTCAccgaggaggagctcgaggtGGCCACCAACAAGTTCGACGAGCGCAACGTCATCGGCAAGGGCGGCAACGGCACCGTGTACCGTGGCACCACCAAGGACGGCGAGACCGTGGCGATCAAGAAGTGCCGGCTCGCCAACGagcgccagaagaaggagttCGGCAAGGAGATGCTGATCCTATCCCAGATCAACCACCGGAACATCGTCAAGCTCTACGGCTGCTGCCTCGAGGTCGAGGTGCCCATGCTGGTGTACAAGTACATCCCCAACGGCACCCTGTACCGGCTCATccacggccggcgcggcgacgacgacgcgccgcGCATCCCGTTCTCGCTCCGCCTCAAGATCGCGCACCAGGCCGCCGAGGCGCTCTCGTACCTGCACTCGTGGGCGTCCCCTCCCATCATCCACGGCGACGTGAAGACCtccaacatcctcctcgacgagGACTACACCGCCAAGGTCTCCGACTTCGGGGCCTCGACGGTGGCGCCGACGGACGAGGCCCAGCTCGTGACCTTCGTGCAGGGGACCTGCGGGTACCTGGACCCCGAGTACATGAGGACGTGCAGACTCACGGACAggagcgacgtgtacagcttcggcgtggtCCTGCTGGAGCTCCTCACGTGCCGGAAAGCGCTCAACCTggaggagctcgaggaggagaaGTACCTCTCGTCGCAGTTCCTGCTGGTGCTGGGCGAGGACCGGCTCGAGGAGATACTGGACGAGCAGGTGAAGAGCGAGCACGGCCTCGAGCTGCTCGAGCAGGTGGCGGAGCTCGCGAAGCAGTGCCTGGAGATGGACGGCAACAAGAGGCCGTCGATGAGGCAGGTCGCGCAAGAGCTCGCCAGCCTGAGCAGGCTGGCACAGCACCCCTGGGGACGGCAGAACTCCGAGGAGATTCTGGCATTGCTCGGTGGATCGCCGAGCACGGCGTCTGAAATTGAGCTTAGTAGCAATCGGAACATCAGTTTTACTGATACGGCATATATTGGAATTAGATCTCCACGTTAG